The following proteins are co-located in the Oscillospiraceae bacterium genome:
- a CDS encoding GntR family transcriptional regulator: MESAQKVTTSAYRKIAIGIAENIVSGTYVEGQKLFGRSVLASHYKTSPETIRKAVHLLKDVGILSIEKGSGVEVVSVQKAREFIEHQQQVESVTALQRQITQWARRQAEESAEMTVKIQILVDAAERLKSISPLTPYELRITAGAAVIGKTADELRFWHNTGGTIIAIRRGERLIVSPGPYATFCEGDIFYLIGNDQTYAAAVKLLQG; encoded by the coding sequence ATGGAAAGTGCACAGAAGGTCACGACGTCGGCCTACCGGAAGATCGCCATCGGCATCGCGGAGAACATCGTGAGCGGCACCTATGTGGAGGGGCAGAAGCTGTTTGGCCGGTCCGTGCTGGCCTCGCACTACAAGACATCGCCGGAGACGATCCGCAAGGCCGTCCACTTGCTCAAGGACGTCGGGATCCTGTCCATCGAGAAGGGTAGCGGCGTGGAGGTCGTTTCCGTCCAAAAAGCGCGGGAGTTTATCGAGCACCAGCAGCAGGTGGAGAGTGTGACGGCACTGCAGCGGCAGATCACGCAGTGGGCCCGGCGGCAGGCGGAGGAGTCCGCCGAGATGACCGTGAAGATTCAGATCCTTGTAGACGCCGCCGAGCGACTGAAGAGTATCAGCCCTCTCACGCCCTACGAGCTTCGGATCACCGCCGGGGCGGCCGTGATAGGGAAGACGGCCGATGAGCTGCGTTTCTGGCACAACACCGGGGGCACGATCATCGCCATTCGACGCGGCGAACGATTGATCGTGTCGCCGGGGCCCTACGCCACTTTCTGCGAGGGCGACATCTTTTACCTTATCGGCAACGACCAGACCTACGCCGCCGCCGTTAAGCTGCTGCAGGGCTGA